Genomic DNA from Alicyclobacillus fastidiosus:
GGGGCAAGTCGTGCTCTCACTCTCTGCATCCGACCTCGTCGAAAATCACGCCCGAAACGACGTCGTCCTGTTCGTGACGTTGGAGCAAGACGGTGAGGTAATAGACGCAAAGGAGCATTACTTCGTTCCGGCTAACCAAATTGCGCTACCACTTCCGTCGATCACGGCGACACCGGTCGAGGGAGGGGACGGCTCCTCCTTCATCCTGGAGACGGATGTGCTCGCTAAGAGCGTCTGCGTCACCTCGGACTTCGAGGGCATTTTTTCGGATAACTATTTCGACCTGATTCCGGGAGTGCCGAAAACGGTGCAGTTCCTACAGCGCAGACCTGGTGAGAACACCTTTAACCCTGCGGCTCCTGGTCCAATTACCATTCGCTCGATGGCAGATTTTATCGTTCAATAAAGGATTCGGCTTGACGGCCCGGTGTTCAGATTGACCTGTGGCTGTTTCTCACATAACGTCGCTGCGATGCGAAATTGGGGAGACCCCGATTCGTATCGCGGCGTCTTGAGGAACGATTGCGTTTGTACATCTCCCTCCTGTACTCGTATTCGGCTTTTAACGGGCGGGTCGATCCCGGTCAGCCATCGTCCGAATGCCCGCTATCCCGACATCTGAATTCCATGTTTGACAACGGGTTTACATGCATGCTATACTCCTTCCTGTCGCTTCGGCGGCACTGCTGAACAAACAGGATATATACCGAGTCACTTGGACATCGGCTCACGCGTTTGAACACAGCGTTCGAACGGGTTGAAGCAAAATGTTCCAGTAGACAGCGATGCTAGATTCGTGGTATAGTAGTCTTCGCTGCTTCGGCGGCACTGTTCAAATGGTTCCTTGAAAACTAAACACACACGCCTAAAAGTTTCGGTCGAGACGACAGTCGTCGTCAAGACATGATGAAGTAACGCCAGTAACATTTTTTGAGAGTTTGATCCTGGCTCAGGACGAACGCTGGCGGCGTGCCTAATACATGCAAGTCGAGCGAACCCTTCGGGGTTAGCGGCGGACGGGTGAGTAACACGTGGGCAATCTGCCTGTCAGACTGGAATAACACTCGGAAACGGGTGCTAATGCCGGATGACACACGGGAAGGCATCTTCCTGTGTTGAAAGGTGCAACTGCACCGCTGATAGAGGAGCCCGCGGCGCATTAGCTAGTTGGTGAGGTAACGGCTCACCAAGGCGACGATGCGTAGCCGACCTGAGAGGGTGACCGGCCACACTGGGACTGAGACACGGCCCAGACTCCTACGGGAGGCAGCAGTAGGGAATCTTCCGCAATGGGCGCAAGCCTGACGGAGCAACGCCGCGTGAGCGAAGAAGGCCTTCGGGTTGTAAAGCTCTGTTGCTCGGGGAGAGCGACAAGGAGAGTGGAAAGCTCCTTGTGAGACGGTACCGAGTGAGGAAGCCCCGGCTAACTACGTGCCAGCAGCCGCGGTAATACGTAGGGGGCAAGCGTTGTCCGGAATCACTGGGCGTAAAGCGTGCGTAGGCGGTTGTGTAAGTCTGGAGTGAAAGTCCAAGGCTCAACCTTGGGATTGCTTTGGAAACTGCATAACTTGAGTGCTGGAGAGGCAAGGGGAATTCCACGTGTAGCGGTGAAATGCGTAGATATGTGGAGGAATACCAGTGGCGAAGGCGCCTTGCTGGACAGTGACTGACGCTGAGGCACGAAAGCGTGGGGAGCAAACAGGATTAGATACCCTGGTAGTCCACGCCGTAAACGATGAGTGCTAGGTGTTGGGGGGACACACCCCAGTGCCGAAGGAAACCCAATAAGCACTCCGCCTGGGGAGTACGGTCGCAAGACTGAAACTCAAAGGAATTGACGGGGGCCCGCACAAGCAGTGGAGCATGTGGTTTAATTCGAAGCAACGCGAAGAACCTTACCAGGGCTTGACATCCCTCTGACCGGACTAGAGATAGTCCTTCCCTTCGGGGCAGAGGAGACAGGTGGTGCATGGTTGTCGTCAGCTCGTGTCGTGAGATGTTGGGTTAAGTCCCGCAACGAGCGCAACCCTTGACCTGTGTTACCAGCACGTAATGGTGGGGACTCACAGGTGACTGCCGGCGTAAGTCGGAGGAAGGCGGGGATGACGTCAAATCATCATGCCCTTTATGTCCTGGGCTACACACGTGCTACAATGGGCGGTACAACGGGAAGCGAAGCCGCGAGGTGGAGCAAAACCTAAAAAGCCGTTCGTAGTTCGGATTGCAGGCTGCAACTCGCCTGCATGAAGCCGGAATTGCTAGTAATCGCGGATCAGCATGCCGCGGTGAATCCGTTCCCGGGCCTTGTACACACCGCCCGTCACACCACGAGAGTCGGCAACACCCGAAGTCGGTGAGGTAACCTTAGGGAGCCAGCCGCCGAAGGTGGGGTTGATGATTGGGGTGAAGTCGTAACAAGGTAGCCGTATCGGAAGGTGCGGCTGGATCACCTCCTTTCTACGGAGAAACAAAGCTTTTAGGACGTGGGTGTTTAGTTTTGAGGGAGCCAAGCCTCGTATGGGGTGGAAGCAAACTCAAAGCGCGTTTCAAGATGCGAGGAGTACAAGGCGGGAGGACGATGACGAGTCGAGCGTACTTTGTGTACGTGAGCGAGTCAGAGGACGACCAACGAAGGAATCCGAAGCAGATTGGAAGGCGCGTGGTACCTTGGCAACTGAATATGGAACAACCTCTAAAGAAGTAAACCGGTAACCGTAAATGCGTAACAGGTTAACAATAGCCGGATTTATGGATGGAATAATCACCTTTGGTGGTTAGGAAGTCAAAACGGTGAAGTTAGAAAGAGCGCACGGAGGATGCCTAGGCGCCAAGAGCCGAAGAAGGACGGGGCGAACACCGAAATGCCACGGGGAGCTGTAAGCGAGCATTGAGCCGTGGATGTCCGAATGGGGAAACCTGCTAGTGTGAAGCACTAGTACCGTACACTGAATACATAGGTGTGCGGAGGCAACCGAGGGAACTGAAACATCTAAGTACCTCGAGGAAAAGAAAGCGAACGCGATTCCGTAAGTAGTGGCGAGCGAAAGCGGAGAAGCCTAAACCGTATACGTGGTACAGACTGCAGTCGATGCGTATACGGGGTCGAGGGGCTGTTGGTGGCAACCTGCAGGGAGCCAGCAGGAAGCAATTCGTAGGAGAACGGCATGGGAAGGCCGGCCATAGACGGTGAGAGCCCGGTAACCGAAACGGATTGTGGAATGTGCAACAGACCCCAAGTACTGCGGGACACGAGAAATCCCGTGGGAATCTGGGAGGACCACCTCCTAAGGCTAAATACTCCTTGGCGACCGATAGCGGATAGTACCGTGAGGGAAAGGTGAAAAGAACCGCGGGAGCGGAGTGAAATAGAACCTGAAACCGTGTGCTTACAAGCAGTCGGAGCATCTTTAAGGTGTGACGGCGTGCCTTTTGTAGAATGAACCGGCGAGTGATGATGGCAAGCAAGGTGAAGGCGAAGGAGCCTGTGCCGAAGCGAAAGCGAGTCTGAATAGGGCGAATGAGTTTGTCGTCATCGACCCGAAACCGGGTGATCTACCCCTGGTCAGGGTGAAGTGCGGGTAACACCGCATGGAGGCCCGAACCCACTGGCGTTGAAAAGCCAGGGGATGAACTGGGGGTAGGGGAGAAATTCCAATCGAACCCGGAGATAGCTGGTTCTCCCCGAAATAGCTTGAGGGCTAGCGTCAGGGAATGAGAAGTGGAGGTAGAGCACTGATTGGGTGCGGGGCCCGCGAGGGTTACCAAGCCTAGTCAAACTGCGAATGCCACTTTGTCGAAGAACCTGGCAGTCAGACTACGAGTGATAAGACCCGTGGTCAAGAGGGAAACAGCCCAGACCAACAGCTAAGGTCCCAAAGTACTGGTTCAGTGGGGAACGATGTGGCGTTGCACAGACAACCAGGATGTTGGCTTAGAAGCAGCCACCATTTAAAGAGTGCGTAATAGCTCACTGGTCGAGTGGCGCTGCGCGGAAAATGTAACGGGGCTAAACCAGACACCGAAGCTATGGATGGAAACATGGTAGGGGAGCGTTCCATTTGCGGCGAAGCTGAACCGGGAGGTTTGGTGGAGCGGATGGAAGTGAGAATGCCGGTATGAGTAGCGAAAAGACAAGTGAGAATCTTGTCCGCCGAAAGCCCAAGGTTTCCTGGGGAAGGCTCGTCCGCCCAGGGTAAGTCGGGACCTAAGGCGAGGCCGAAAGGCGTAGTCGAAGGACAACAGGTTGAAATTCCTGTACCACCAACATCGCGATTGAGCGAAGGGGTGACGCAGGAGGCTGAGGGAAGCGGCCGGATGGAAGAGGCCGTCCAAGCAGCAAGCGAGGGGTGTAGGCAAATCCGCACCCTGATAATCGTGAGCTGTGATGGGGAGGGAAGTACAGTACCGAAGTCCCGTAAGTCACACTGCCAAGAAAAGCCTCTAGCGAGTGATGAGGTGCCCGTACCGGAAACCGACACAGGTGGGCGCGTGGAGAACACGAAGGCGCGCGGGAGAACTCTCGTTAAGGAACTCGGCAAAATGGCCCCGTAACTTCGGGAGAAGGGGCGCTTCGAGAGAAGCCGCAGTGAAAAGGCCCAAGCGACTGTTTAGCAAAAACACAGGTCTCTGCGAAGCCGAAAGGCGAAGTATAGGGGCTGACGCCTGCCCGGTGCTGGAAGGTTAAGAGGAGGGGTTAGGGTGTAAACCCGAAGCTCTGAATTGAAGCCCCAGTAAACGGCGGCCGTAACTATAACGGTCCTAAGGTAGCGAAATTCCTTGTCAGGTAAGTTCTGACCCGCACGAAAGGCGTAACGACTTGGGCGCTGTCTCAACGAGAGACCCGGTGAAATTGTAATACCTGTGAAGATGCAGGTTACCCGCGGTTAGACGGAAAGACCCCGTGGAGCTTGACTGTAGCTTGATATGGGATACGGGTACGTCATGTACAGGATAGGTGGGAGACAGAGAAGCTTGGGCGCCAGCCTGAGTGGAGTCGGCGTTGGGATACCACCCTTGAGGTACTTGTGTTCTAACCAATGGCCATGAAACTGGTCATGGGACAGTGTCAGGTGGACAGTTTGACTGGGGCGGTCGCCTCCTAAAGAGTAACGGAGGCGCCCAAAGGTTCCCTCAGCGCGGATGGAAATCGCGCGAAGCGTGTAAAGGCACAAGGGAGCTTGACTGCGAGACGGACAGGTCGAGCAGGGACGAAAGTCGGGCTTAGTGACCCGGTGGCACCGAGTGGAAGGGCCATCGCTCAACGGATAAAAGCTACCCCGGGGATAACAGGCTGATCTCCCCCAAGAGTTCACATCGACGGGGAGGTTTGGCACCTCGATGTCGGCTCATCGCATCCTGGGGCTGAAGTCGGTCCCAAGGGTTGGGCTGTTCGCCCATTAAAGCGGTACGCGAGCTGGGTTCAGAACGTCGTGAGACAGTTCGGTCCCTATCTGCCGCGGGCGCAGGATACGTGAGAGGGGTCGTCCTTAGTACGAGAGGACCGGGATGAACCGACCGCTGGTGTACCAGTTGTTTCGCCAGAAGCATAGCTGGGTAGCCAAGTCGGGAAAGGATAAGCGCTGAAAGCATCTAAGCGCGAAGCCTGCCTCAAGATAACGTATCCCATTCCGTTAGGGAAGTAAGACCCCTTGAAGAAGACAAGGTAGATCGGTCTGGCGTGGAAGCGTAGTGATACGTGGAGCGGACAGATACGAATCGGTCGAGGGCTTCACCCGCTAAGAAGAGGTTGTTCCATGATTCAGGAGCGAGGATACAGACAAACGTAAGAGGAAGCTTGAGTGAAGGTGTGAGAGAGCACATCTGCAGGCCGAAAGGCCGAAGCCGTGCGAACGAATACCTGAACGCCAAGCAGTCTGGTGGCCATAGCGGAGGGGAAACACCCGTACCCATACCGAACACGGACGTGAAGACCTCCAGCGCCGAGGATACTTGGAGGGAGACCTCCTGGGAAAGTAGGTCGTTGCCAGGCGCGAGAGAAAGACCCTGAGGGAAGCAGAGATGCCGACCTCAGGGTCTTTTTTGTGTTTGGCAGGATGAAGGCCAGGACGGGGCCACTTGCTGAACAAGCGGCCAAGGAATGAACGTGAACCCATGAAGCAGCTTTCTGCGTTTAGATACTTCCGTGGTTGAGCGGAGCCGGGATAGTCAGGTCAGCAGACCGTCGAGGAAGAGGTGGCTGAAGATCTGTGAGATGTCCTCAGCGGTCAGGGAACCTGTCTGTTGGTACCACCGGTACACCCAGTTGCAGGCGCCGAGGATGGCGAGAGCCGTAACGCGGGGTTCTGTAACGTGAAATTCCCCTGACTGAACACCCTCCTGCAGGATTCGAGTGACGAGGTTGAGGTATTCGTCTGACATCCGCGCAATGACCTCCTGTGGTCCCTCGCCGAGCGCGAACGCTTCGCGCCAGAGCACGGTTGTCGTCTCCAGGTTGTCGATGGACATGGTCAGATGCGTGCGGATCATCAATTCAAGCTTTTGGCGCGCGGAGATGTCCTGGTCCAAGATTGATTGAAGTTGTTCGTTAAACTGGAGAATCGCCTGGTGGGCGATTTGCATTAATAAGTCCTCTTTAGATGCAATGTAATGATATAAACTTCCTTTTTGAAGTCCGACGGCGTCCGCGATATCCTGAACGGAAGTGGCCCGGTAGCCCTTTTGTTCGAACAGCTTCACCGCGGCGAGCGCAATTTCATTTTGTTTATTGGAAGACATCGCCGGGCTCCTTTCTGTGCACGAACCGTGACGAGTTCTGCAGTTCATGTCATGGAACGTGGTCATGTTGGGAAGAGTTTAACGTGAAAACGGTTCATTTTCAACGACTTTGGCCCGCTTGCGTTTGTGCGCTGTCGGTGTATAATATGGTCAATAAAAGTCAAAGTCAATATAAGTGAAAGTCAGAGGGCGGTGCTGCCGAAGGATGGGAGTAATCAGCCATGCCGAACAACATATCAGATATTATCGAGCAATATCTTAAGCGCATTCTCGAAGAAAGTGACCTCGGAGTTGTGGAAATTCAGCGAAGTGAGTTGGCTGAACTGTTTAACTGCGTGCCTTCGCAGATCAACTACGTCATCAGCACGCGGTTTACGACGGATCACGGTTACGTGGTGGAGTCCAAACGTGGTGGCGGCGGCTACATTCGAATCCGAGAAATTAAACTCGACCCTGAACACACTTTGCTGCAATTGTTGCGGAACTGGCCGAAGGAATTGAGTCAGTCGACGTCGGAGGCGCTGGTCGACCGGTTGCTGCGGGAGTCTTGGCTGACCAGACGCGAGGCAGCGGTCATTCAGAACATGTTGCGCAGAGAAGTGGTCAATGTCGAGTTGCCCTTGCGAGATCTGCTGCGATCTCGACTGTTGTACACGGCCATTCAAGTCATAGCGACATACGAGGACGAGTGACGGCCAGTCGCTTGAGTGTATTGGAGGTGTCGTACTACATGCTTTGTGAACGATGTCACGAGCGGGCAGCGACAGTCCACGTGACGAAAATTGTGAACGGGGAGAAAACAGGCTATCACCTGTGCGAGCAGTGTGCCAAGGAGCAGGGTGAAATCATGCATCCGTTCATCTCTGGCAACGCATTCGATTTTAACAAGCTGCTCAGCGGACTGTTGAACATGGAGTCCTCCTCTGGGTTCGCTCCGGCACAGACCACACAACTAAGGTGCTCGAGCTGTGGTATGACGTATAATCAGTTCACGCAATTGGGACGATTCGGGTGTCCGGACTGTTACGAGAGTTTCTCGAGTCGCCTCGAACCGCTGCTTCGACGCATTCAGACAGGTAATAGCCACACTGGAAAAGTGCCCGTGAAGTCGGGACACACCATCGCGCAGCAGCGGCAGTTGGAAATGCTTCGACGCGAACTGCAACAGGCGGTCGTCGATGAAAATTTCGAACGAGCTGCTGAGCTCCGGGATCAAATCAGGGCGCTTGAGCAGGGCGCGGACGAGTAGGGAGGGATGCGTATGTCACTCAGCGATTTTCTTCAGCGGGCAATGAGCCGCTGGATGCGAGATGGAGGTCCGGATGATGACATCGTGTTGACCAGCCGGATCCGCGTGGCGCGCAACGTGCAGGGCTATCCGTTTCCGATTCTGCAGACGGACAGTCATGCGTCGGACGTGATCGAGATGGTAGGCAAAGCGATTGAGGCGGCACCCGTCAAGGAGCTTGGTCAGTACGAGCTGATTCGCTGTCGGGACTTGTCCGCGCTCGACCGGCAGGTGTTGGTGGAGAAGCACCTCATCAGCCCAGATCTCGCCGAGCAGGAGAAGCACGGGGCTGTAGTGCTGCGCGACGATGAGCTCGTCAGCATTATGGTGAATGAAGAAGACCATATACGCATTCAATGTATATTGCCGGGTATGCGTCTGGACGATGCGTGGAAGTTGGCCACGTCCATCGACGATGCCCTAGAGAATAAACTGGTCTACGCGTTCCACGAGAAATATGGATACTTAACGGCGTGTCCGACGAATGTCGGCACCGGCATTCGGGCGTCTGTCATGATGCATCTGCCGGGCCTCGTCCTGTCGGGCAGCATCAATCGATTGCTCTCTGCAGTGTCACAAGTCGGGTTGGCGGTGCGTGGGATCTACGGCGAAGGTTCTGAGTCATTCGGAAACCTCTTCCAAGTATCAAACCAAATCACGCTCGGCGAGACTGAGGAAGAGATCATAGGAAATTTGCAGAGCGTGGTCTATCAACTGATCGAGCACGAGCGAAACGCGCGGCAGCAGTTGTTGCAGCGCAATCGAACGCAACTCGAAGACCGGGTGAGCCGTTCTTTCGGCATCCTGGCGTACGCGCGTAGGATGGATTCCCGCGAGACGTTGGAGCGTCTGTCAGACGTGCGACTGGGGATCGATCTCGGCATTATTCAAGGCGTCTCTGCAGGAATTCTGAAAGAATTGATGGTGACAACTCAACCAGCCTTTTTGCAGAAGTACTTTAGCCGCGAATTGTCCGCCTCAGAACGCGACGTGCGGCGCGCAGCGTTGATTCGTGAACGTCTTCGACTAGATGATACGGAGGTGCATGGATAATGTACGCACGATTTACGGAACGAGCTCAAAAAGTGTTGGCATTGGCGCAGGAGGAGGCCACGCGTTTACATCACCCTGGTGTAGGTACAGAGCACATTCTGCTGGGTCTTGTCCGCGAAGGGGAAGGGATTGCAGCCCGCGCCCTGCAGATGCTCGGCGTACAGGCCGACAAAGTTCAGCAAGAAGTTGAACGCATCATCGGTCAAGGGCAAGGGCAGTCCAGCGCGATGACCTACACGCCGCGTGCCAAAAAGGTCATCGAACTGTCGATTGATGAGGCGCGCAAGCTCAACCATACTTACGTCGGTACAGAGCACATTCTACTAGGCCTCATTCGGGAAGGCGAAGGTGTCGCGGCACGCGTGCTCGCGAATATGAACGTGAGCCTGAACAAAGCGCGTCAACAAGTGCTTCAACTGCTCGGTGGGGATGCGGCCGAGTTGGCAGGCGACAAGGACAGCGCCGCAGGTACACCGACGCTCGACGGCTTGGCTCGCGACCTCACGCAGATGGCTCGCGATGGCAAGCTCGATCCGGTGATCGGTCGAGCTGGCGAGATCGAGCGCGTCATTCAAGTGCTATCCCGTCGAACGAAGAACAACCCTGTGCTCATCGGTGAGCCCGGCGTTGGTAAGACGGCTATTGCGGAGGGGCTCGCACAGCGCATCGTGGCGGGCGATATTCCAGAGACGCTGCGCAGCAAGCGGGTCATGGTACTCGACATGGGCACAGTCGTAGCCGGTACCAAGTACCGCGGTGAATTCGAGGATCGTTTGAAGAAGATCATGGATGAAATCCGACAGGCCGGAAATATCATCCTGTTCATCGATGAACTGCACACGCTGATCGGTGCTGGTGGTGCCGAGGGCGCGATTGACGCCTCGAATATCCTGAAGCCGGCACTCGCGCGCGGTGAGCTTCAATGTATCGGTGCGACGACGCTCGACGAGTATCGCAAACACATCGAGAAGGACGCTGCGCTTGAACGCCGCTTCCAGCCGATCACGGTAGATCAACCATCGCCGGAAGAGGCTCTGGAGATACTCAAAGGCCTGCGCGACCGCTACGAGGCGCACCATCGTGTAAAAATTACCGACGAGGCCCTCGACGCAGCGGTTCGGTTGTCGGAGCGGTATATCTCGGATCGGTTCTTGCCAGATAAGGCGATCGACTTGATCGACGAGGCCGGTTCTCGCGTGCGCTTGCGCACACACACTGCACCTCCGAACTTGAAGGACCTCGAGCAGAAGTTGGAGAAGGTACGCAGCGAGAAGGATTCTGCTGTACAGGGACAGGAATTTGAGTTGGCTGCCAACCTTCGCGATCAGGAGCAGAAGATCAAACAAGAGCTCGAAGAACTCAAGGAGCACTGGCAGCAAACGCAGCAACACGACGACGTTCGCGTCACGGCGGACGATATCGCGCACGTCGTGGCCGCTTGGACTGGGGTTCCTGTCAAACAGTTGGCGCAAGAGGAATCGGAGCGCTTATTGAACATGGAAACGGTGCTTCACAACCGGGTGATTGGTCAGAATGAAGCTGTCGAGGCGGTTTCACGGGCCATTCGCCGGGCTCGGGCAGGGCTTAAGGACCCGAAGCGCCCGATTGGGTCGTTTATTTTCCTTGGGCCAACTGGTGTCGGTAAGACGGAGTTGGCGCGGGCCTTGGCGGAATCCATCTTCGGTGACGAAGATGCCATGATCCGCGTCGACATGTCGGAGTTTATGGAACGCCATTCCACATCGCGCCTAGTCGGGTCGCCTCCGGGATACGTCGGTTACGATGAAGGCGGGCAGTTGACAGAGAAGGTCCGCCGCAAGCCTTATTCGGTCGTGTTGCTCGACGAAGTCGAGAAGGCCCACCCGGAAGTGTTCAACATCCTGCTGCAAGTGCTTGACGATGGACGCCTTACGGATGGCAAAGGTCGCACGGTCGACTTCCGCAACACAGTCATCATCATGACCTCCAACGTCGGGGCAGAGGAGCTGCGCAAGGGCGGCAGTGTCGGGTTCAAACCGGACAATACGAGCCAGTACAACGATATGAAAGAAAAGGTTATGCAGGATCTGAAGCGGACGTTCCGGCCGGAATTTATCAACCGGATCGACGAGATTATCGTTTTCCACTCACTTGACGAGGGGCAGATCGGCCAAATCGTCGAGTTGATGGTGCAGGATTTGCAAAAGCGTCTCGCTGAGCAGGATGTTCAATTCACCCTGACGGATGAGGCGAAGCAGTTTTTGGCAAAAGAGGGCTTTGATCCACAGTACGGCGCGCGGCCGCTGAAACGTGCCATTCAGCGACATATCGAGGATAAGCTCTCGGAGGCGCTGCTGTCTGGAAGTGTCACCCGCGGCGATACGGTGCTGTTGGGTCTCGACGGGAAAGAACTGAAAGTCGTCCAAAAAGCTCAAGCCGCGCCGCAAGTGTAAGCCTGGTCGACTGCATCCCGCTGGGGTCGCCCCAGCAGTGGCGCTCAACCGTCAGTCCCATAAGGTTCAAGAGGGAGCCTCCAAATCCGCTGCCAAGGTGGAGATGGAGGCTCTTCTCTTGCTAAGCGCTGGGGCCGAGCGAGGTGGGGCAAACCAACATTTCCTGATCAGATAGGCTCTTTGATCGCTATTGATCATGGACGGAATCGCTTACTTCTGTATGATGGAGAAGATGAGCGATTGGGGGGAAGGCCGATTGGCAAAGACAAAAACCCAGTATGTTTGCACAGCATGTGGACATGTTGAAATAAAGTGGATGGGGCGGTGCCCAGGGTGTGGGGAGTGGAACACACTCATCGAAGAAACGGTAGCGACGACGCGGAGCGGCCCTGTGACCGGAACGCGGATGCAGCCGATGCCCATCGAGTCGATTCCACCGCAGACCGAACAGCGGGTGCGGACAGGCTTAACGGAGTGCGACTTCGTGCTCGGAGGGGGGATTGTGCCCGGGTCGCTGGTGCTTATTGGCGGTGATCCAGGCATTGGAAAATCCACATTGTTGTTGCAATTGTCTCAGTCCATTGCGTCGCAGAATAAGCGCGTCTTGTATGTGTCGGGCGAGGAGTCAGCGAGCCAAATTCGGCTTCGTGCAGAACGACTTGGCACGGTACACAAGGAACTATACGTGTTGGCCGAAACGGATCTCGATCTCGTCGTCGAATCCGCGGCTGCCCTCAAGCCCGATTTCCTGATCATCGATTCGATTCAAACCGTATTTCGCCCAAGCCTCACGTCCGCACCGGGCAGCGTGGCGCAGGTTCGTGAGTGTACAGGGGTGCTGTTGCGCCTTGCCAAGCAGCAGAACATCGCGACGTTTATCGTCGGCCACGTCACCAAGGATGGAGCGATAGCTGGGCCGAGGATGCTTGAGCATATGGTTGATGCGGTACTATACTTTGAGGGCGAACGACATCATATGTATAGAGTATTGCGGGCGGTGAAAAACCGGTTTGGCTCGACCAACGAACTGGCCGTGTTCGAGATGCATGACGACGGGCTGCGGGAGGTCTCGAATCCATCCCTTTTATTTCTATCGGAACGGCAGACGGTGGTGCCTGGTTCTGCCGTCGTTGCCGCCATGGAAGGGCGGCGGCCGCTCTTGCTCGAGGTACAGGCGCTCGTTGCACCCACTGGGTTTGCCACACCGCGCAGGATGTCCACTGGGGCGGATCACTCACGCGTGAGTATGCTGCTCGCCGTGCTGGAAAGGCGCATTGGGCTGCAAGTTCAGGCGTCGGATGCGTATGTCAATGTCGCGGGCGGCGTTCGGGTCGATGAACCGGCTGTCGATCTTGGCATTGCCCTCGCCCTCGTGTCGAGCCACCGAGATAGGCCGCTTGCACGCGGAGATCTGTATATCGGCGAGGTCGGTTTAACAGGCGAAGTGCGCACGGTCACCCGCTTGTCAGAACGCTTGCGGGAGGCGCAAAAATTGGGGTTTGCTCGCTGTTTTGTACCTGCGGGTCAATCGCTCGCGGAGACCTTTTCGGGACTTGAGGTCATTCAAGTCAAATCGCTGCAGGATGCCATACAACTCGCGTTTTAGAAGGTTGTACGACTATAGAGGTGACGATATTGAGGGAAGATGCAAAGATGGACGTGACCGTCAATAAAATCCTTCGCATGGTTGCGCCTGGCACCGTATTGCGCGAGGGTATCGAGAACATCCTGCGAGCTAAGACCGGCGGGCTCATCGTGGTGGGCGCATCGGACAAGGTGCAATCGATCATGGATGGTGGCTTTACGATTCAGTGTGACTTGACGCCGTCGCATTTGTACGAGTTGGCGAAGATGGATGGCGCCATCATCATCAGCGACGACTTGAAGCGCATCCTGTACGCAAATACCAACCTAAATCCAAATCACACCATCCCGACGTCAGAGACCGGAACGCGGCATCGGACGGCGGAGCGCGTCGCTCGCGAAAGCGGCCAATTGGTGGTGTGTATTTCGCAGCGGCGAAATGTGATCACGCTCTATCAAGGGAACTTTAAGTACGTGTTGCGCGACATCTCCGTGATCTTGACAAAGGCGAATCAGGCAATGCAAACTTTGGAGAAATATAAAACGGTGCTCGATCAGGAACTGACGGACTTGAGCGCGTTGGAGTTCGAGGAGGCAGTTTCACTCGACGAAGTCACCACAGTCCTTCAGCGGTTTGAGACCGTGTTGCGGATCAAATCCGAAATTCGCCGATATATCACGGAACTTGGCAACGAAGGCCGGCTCGTCACCATGCAGCTCGAGGAGCTCGTCTCGAACGTCGACGAGCAAGCGTATCTGTTGGTCAAGGATTACCT
This window encodes:
- a CDS encoding UvrB/UvrC motif-containing protein, whose protein sequence is MLCERCHERAATVHVTKIVNGEKTGYHLCEQCAKEQGEIMHPFISGNAFDFNKLLSGLLNMESSSGFAPAQTTQLRCSSCGMTYNQFTQLGRFGCPDCYESFSSRLEPLLRRIQTGNSHTGKVPVKSGHTIAQQRQLEMLRRELQQAVVDENFERAAELRDQIRALEQGADE
- a CDS encoding CtsR family transcriptional regulator, whose amino-acid sequence is MPNNISDIIEQYLKRILEESDLGVVEIQRSELAELFNCVPSQINYVISTRFTTDHGYVVESKRGGGGYIRIREIKLDPEHTLLQLLRNWPKELSQSTSEALVDRLLRESWLTRREAAVIQNMLRREVVNVELPLRDLLRSRLLYTAIQVIATYEDE
- a CDS encoding TetR/AcrR family transcriptional regulator, yielding MSSNKQNEIALAAVKLFEQKGYRATSVQDIADAVGLQKGSLYHYIASKEDLLMQIAHQAILQFNEQLQSILDQDISARQKLELMIRTHLTMSIDNLETTTVLWREAFALGEGPQEVIARMSDEYLNLVTRILQEGVQSGEFHVTEPRVTALAILGACNWVYRWYQQTGSLTAEDISQIFSHLFLDGLLT
- a CDS encoding protein arginine kinase, translated to MSLSDFLQRAMSRWMRDGGPDDDIVLTSRIRVARNVQGYPFPILQTDSHASDVIEMVGKAIEAAPVKELGQYELIRCRDLSALDRQVLVEKHLISPDLAEQEKHGAVVLRDDELVSIMVNEEDHIRIQCILPGMRLDDAWKLATSIDDALENKLVYAFHEKYGYLTACPTNVGTGIRASVMMHLPGLVLSGSINRLLSAVSQVGLAVRGIYGEGSESFGNLFQVSNQITLGETEEEIIGNLQSVVYQLIEHERNARQQLLQRNRTQLEDRVSRSFGILAYARRMDSRETLERLSDVRLGIDLGIIQGVSAGILKELMVTTQPAFLQKYFSRELSASERDVRRAALIRERLRLDDTEVHG
- a CDS encoding ATP-dependent Clp protease ATP-binding subunit, coding for MMYARFTERAQKVLALAQEEATRLHHPGVGTEHILLGLVREGEGIAARALQMLGVQADKVQQEVERIIGQGQGQSSAMTYTPRAKKVIELSIDEARKLNHTYVGTEHILLGLIREGEGVAARVLANMNVSLNKARQQVLQLLGGDAAELAGDKDSAAGTPTLDGLARDLTQMARDGKLDPVIGRAGEIERVIQVLSRRTKNNPVLIGEPGVGKTAIAEGLAQRIVAGDIPETLRSKRVMVLDMGTVVAGTKYRGEFEDRLKKIMDEIRQAGNIILFIDELHTLIGAGGAEGAIDASNILKPALARGELQCIGATTLDEYRKHIEKDAALERRFQPITVDQPSPEEALEILKGLRDRYEAHHRVKITDEALDAAVRLSERYISDRFLPDKAIDLIDEAGSRVRLRTHTAPPNLKDLEQKLEKVRSEKDSAVQGQEFELAANLRDQEQKIKQELEELKEHWQQTQQHDDVRVTADDIAHVVAAWTGVPVKQLAQEESERLLNMETVLHNRVIGQNEAVEAVSRAIRRARAGLKDPKRPIGSFIFLGPTGVGKTELARALAESIFGDEDAMIRVDMSEFMERHSTSRLVGSPPGYVGYDEGGQLTEKVRRKPYSVVLLDEVEKAHPEVFNILLQVLDDGRLTDGKGRTVDFRNTVIIMTSNVGAEELRKGGSVGFKPDNTSQYNDMKEKVMQDLKRTFRPEFINRIDEIIVFHSLDEGQIGQIVELMVQDLQKRLAEQDVQFTLTDEAKQFLAKEGFDPQYGARPLKRAIQRHIEDKLSEALLSGSVTRGDTVLLGLDGKELKVVQKAQAAPQV